The Desulfohalovibrio reitneri genome contains a region encoding:
- a CDS encoding IS3 family transposase, producing MKRGPYAKVAERNADLLARIRGIKADHPFWGYRRVWAFLRFVDGVVVGKNRVYRLMSEHDLTVKPNLRLKAKRRPTGVKPRPTRPNEWWGIDMTKIKIDGYGWLYVVIVLDWRTKKVVGHYAGDQAKAWHWLSALNAAVGRQFPEGVRDGGLHLMADNGCQPTSASFMKACRVMDIKLAFTSYNNPKGNADTERFMRTMKEELVWINEWRSPTAFCQALGSWIEEYNQGYLHSALGYKTPVTTEQELINSRTLLKKAC from the coding sequence ATGAAGCGTGGACCATATGCAAAGGTCGCCGAGCGCAACGCCGACCTCCTGGCCCGCATTCGCGGCATCAAGGCCGACCATCCGTTCTGGGGATACCGTCGGGTCTGGGCGTTTCTGCGCTTCGTGGACGGCGTAGTCGTCGGCAAAAATCGCGTCTACCGGCTCATGAGCGAGCATGACCTCACGGTGAAGCCCAACCTGCGACTCAAGGCCAAACGCAGGCCGACCGGCGTCAAGCCCCGGCCCACGCGACCCAACGAGTGGTGGGGTATCGACATGACCAAAATCAAGATTGACGGCTACGGCTGGCTGTACGTGGTCATTGTGCTTGATTGGCGCACCAAGAAGGTCGTCGGCCATTACGCCGGCGACCAGGCCAAGGCGTGGCATTGGCTCTCGGCGCTCAACGCGGCTGTCGGCAGGCAGTTCCCCGAAGGCGTGCGCGACGGCGGTCTTCATCTCATGGCCGACAACGGCTGCCAGCCGACCTCGGCGAGCTTCATGAAGGCTTGCCGCGTCATGGACATCAAACTCGCCTTCACCAGCTACAACAACCCAAAAGGCAATGCCGACACCGAGCGCTTCATGCGCACCATGAAGGAAGAGCTGGTCTGGATTAATGAATGGCGTAGCCCGACGGCCTTTTGCCAAGCCTTGGGCTCCTGGATCGAAGAATACAACCAAGGCTACCTGCACTCGGCGCTGGGGTATAAAACCCCGGTGACAACCGAGCAGGAACTGATCAACTCGCGGACTCTCTTAAAAAAGGCTTGCTAA
- a CDS encoding methyl-accepting chemotaxis protein produces the protein MDLRSLATKEARQAALEGEQHRLKSSVHALASALDDVAFTATNQEKALADIIAPIRFGENDIGYFFIVRDTSIVAHATNPSLTGKDMVRVKDPDGVHFVRELHNEARSGGGFVRYMWEKPGEGLQPKLSYAEMIPGTDMWLASGLYLDDIDRFVETMTDEINASADKTILVVGAFVLAALLLLVLPLCVAVVRSIIRPLNDTANVAARIADGDLDVELDPRGKDEITGMVSTLARMVDNLRDNLEKMEEKERDAQEKAEEAERMAAEAEAKGKAEAEKCDRLMQAAQRLGTAVDRLASASEEISAQSEQLRVGAEHQRQRMTETATSMEEMNTTVLEVANNASTAADRTNSSQQKATDGKEIVRQSLQSMNRLEQIAAELKENMGSLGQKADDIGRVMQVINDIADQTNLLALNAAIEAARAGDAGRGFAVVADEVRKLAEKTMEATKEVGEVIQGIQEVSQTNMQSVDQAGEAVREAVELAGQSDQSLGEIVSWAEEAASQVSSIATAAEQQSAASEEINSSVSEVNRIVEENATAISETDRAIQDMVELSTEMQELVDVLKREGGQICET, from the coding sequence ATGGACCTTCGGTCCTTGGCGACAAAGGAGGCCCGGCAAGCCGCCCTGGAGGGAGAACAACACCGGCTTAAAAGCTCGGTGCATGCCTTGGCTTCCGCCCTTGACGACGTAGCATTCACTGCAACCAACCAGGAAAAAGCCTTGGCCGATATCATCGCCCCCATCCGCTTTGGCGAAAATGACATCGGCTACTTCTTCATCGTTCGGGACACATCCATCGTGGCTCATGCCACAAATCCCAGCCTCACGGGAAAGGACATGGTCCGGGTCAAGGACCCGGACGGAGTGCACTTTGTCAGGGAATTGCACAATGAAGCGAGAAGCGGCGGTGGCTTCGTTCGATACATGTGGGAAAAGCCAGGCGAAGGGCTCCAGCCCAAGTTGTCCTACGCAGAGATGATACCAGGGACCGACATGTGGCTGGCTTCCGGACTTTACTTGGACGACATCGATCGTTTTGTTGAGACCATGACCGATGAAATCAACGCCTCTGCCGACAAAACGATACTTGTTGTTGGGGCATTTGTTCTGGCCGCCTTGCTCCTCTTGGTCCTACCTCTGTGCGTGGCCGTGGTGCGCAGCATTATCCGCCCCCTCAACGACACCGCCAATGTGGCCGCCCGCATAGCCGACGGCGACCTGGACGTGGAACTGGACCCGCGCGGCAAGGACGAGATAACCGGCATGGTGAGCACTCTGGCCAGAATGGTGGACAACCTTCGTGATAACCTTGAGAAAATGGAGGAAAAAGAGCGCGACGCCCAGGAGAAGGCCGAGGAAGCCGAACGCATGGCCGCCGAGGCCGAGGCAAAGGGTAAGGCCGAGGCTGAAAAGTGTGACCGGCTGATGCAGGCCGCTCAACGCCTGGGCACGGCCGTGGACCGGTTGGCCTCCGCTTCCGAGGAGATATCAGCTCAATCTGAGCAACTGCGGGTCGGGGCGGAGCACCAGCGCCAGCGCATGACCGAGACTGCCACCTCCATGGAGGAGATGAACACCACCGTGCTTGAAGTGGCCAACAACGCTTCCACAGCGGCCGACCGGACCAACTCTTCCCAGCAGAAGGCCACCGACGGCAAAGAAATTGTCCGCCAATCCCTCCAGTCCATGAACCGACTTGAGCAGATCGCCGCAGAACTCAAGGAAAACATGGGCAGCCTGGGCCAGAAGGCGGATGACATTGGCCGAGTGATGCAGGTTATCAACGACATTGCCGACCAGACAAACCTGCTGGCACTCAACGCTGCCATCGAGGCCGCCCGCGCGGGCGACGCCGGGCGCGGCTTCGCCGTGGTGGCCGACGAGGTCCGCAAGCTGGCCGAAAAGACCATGGAGGCCACCAAGGAGGTCGGTGAGGTCATCCAGGGAATCCAGGAGGTTTCTCAGACCAACATGCAAAGCGTGGATCAGGCGGGAGAGGCCGTACGCGAAGCGGTGGAACTCGCCGGGCAATCCGACCAGTCTCTGGGCGAGATTGTTTCCTGGGCCGAGGAGGCCGCTTCCCAGGTTTCCTCCATTGCCACGGCCGCTGAACAGCAGTCCGCCGCCTCGGAGGAGATCAACAGCTCGGTCTCCGAGGTTAACCGCATTGTAGAGGAAAACGCCACGGCCATTTCCGAAACGGACAGAGCAATCCAGGACATGGTTGAACTGTCTACCGAGATGC
- a CDS encoding transposase: MKRRKWTPEQKTRVVLEGLRGRPVGEVCAEYAISQNQYYKWRDQFLAQAHKAFETEHGAQRTAKLERENMKLKSLIGELTIELKKSGPFG; this comes from the coding sequence ATGAAGCGACGGAAGTGGACCCCGGAGCAGAAGACACGGGTCGTCCTCGAAGGCCTTCGAGGACGACCCGTGGGCGAAGTGTGCGCCGAGTACGCCATCTCGCAGAACCAGTACTACAAGTGGCGCGATCAATTCCTTGCCCAGGCGCACAAAGCGTTCGAGACCGAGCACGGCGCACAGCGTACGGCCAAGCTTGAGCGCGAGAACATGAAGCTCAAAAGCCTGATCGGTGAGTTGACCATTGAGCTAAAAAAAAGCGGGCCGTTCGGATGA
- a CDS encoding methyl-accepting chemotaxis protein produces MRRITIRLRLILLVALCLLFAAGIGFALYGEVIEIEYMAADNLEENAMQGQRDKLKATVNTMAEALGVLAGDDAGKLREAVADARYEDDNSGYFFIARGTTVVAHAATPRLEGRDMSNVTDPNGVHVYDELVEAAESGGGFVSFIWDKPGEGEQPKLAYATMIPGTDLWLSTGVYVDDVEATVSNMVTEMDGHIDDTMLLITLVVAGALLLVVIPLCVLVLRSIIGPLDRAGEVAERIAEGDLDMELDPNGKDEITSLVTTLKHMVSTLRDNLREIDRQKAEAADKAESAERMAAEAEERSKAEEAKSRQLLQAAEQLDEAVERLSSASEEISAQTEQIKAGAENQKDRMSETAASMEQMNSTVLEVASNASNAAEGSQESRRKAADGQEIVRESMASMRELDGIAADLRENMGSLGQKADDIGRVIDVINDIADQTNLLALNAAIEAARAGDAGKGFAVVADEVRKLAEKTMDATKEVGQVIQGIQDVSKTNMDSVERAGKAVRGAVDLAGRSESSLSEIVTMAEEAANQVSSIATAAEEQSAASEQINGSVSEVNRIAEENATAIQQTGQAIQDMVALATEMRGLVGQLKNQSDHA; encoded by the coding sequence ATGCGACGCATAACCATTCGCCTGCGCCTCATATTGCTTGTGGCGCTCTGCCTGCTTTTCGCAGCTGGCATCGGCTTCGCGCTGTATGGCGAGGTCATCGAGATCGAGTACATGGCGGCGGACAATCTCGAGGAGAACGCCATGCAGGGGCAGCGGGACAAGCTCAAGGCAACGGTCAACACCATGGCCGAGGCCCTTGGCGTCCTGGCCGGCGACGATGCCGGCAAGCTGCGCGAAGCTGTCGCCGACGCCCGCTACGAGGACGACAACTCCGGCTACTTCTTCATCGCCCGGGGCACCACGGTGGTGGCCCACGCGGCCACGCCCCGGCTGGAGGGCCGCGACATGTCCAATGTTACCGACCCCAACGGCGTCCATGTCTATGACGAGCTGGTGGAGGCCGCGGAATCCGGAGGCGGCTTCGTCAGCTTCATCTGGGACAAGCCGGGCGAAGGCGAGCAGCCCAAGCTGGCCTACGCCACCATGATCCCCGGCACTGACCTGTGGCTTTCCACCGGCGTGTACGTGGACGACGTGGAGGCCACCGTCTCCAACATGGTCACGGAGATGGACGGCCACATCGACGACACCATGCTGCTGATCACCCTGGTGGTGGCCGGAGCGCTGCTGCTGGTGGTCATTCCGCTCTGCGTGCTCGTCCTGCGCAGCATCATCGGCCCCCTGGACCGGGCCGGGGAAGTGGCCGAGCGCATCGCCGAGGGCGACCTGGACATGGAGCTGGACCCCAACGGCAAGGACGAGATCACCTCCCTTGTGACCACCCTCAAGCACATGGTCTCCACCCTGCGGGACAACCTGCGCGAAATCGACCGCCAGAAGGCCGAGGCCGCTGACAAGGCGGAGTCCGCCGAGCGCATGGCAGCCGAGGCCGAGGAGCGGAGCAAGGCCGAGGAGGCCAAGAGCCGCCAGCTTCTCCAGGCCGCCGAACAACTGGACGAGGCCGTGGAGCGGCTGTCCTCCGCCTCGGAGGAAATCTCCGCCCAGACCGAGCAGATCAAGGCCGGGGCCGAGAACCAGAAGGATCGCATGTCGGAGACCGCCGCATCCATGGAACAGATGAACTCCACGGTGCTGGAGGTCGCCTCCAACGCCTCCAACGCCGCCGAAGGGTCCCAGGAATCCCGGCGCAAGGCGGCCGACGGCCAGGAAATCGTGCGCGAGTCCATGGCCTCCATGCGGGAGCTGGACGGCATCGCCGCCGACCTGCGCGAGAACATGGGCAGCCTGGGCCAGAAGGCGGACGACATCGGCCGGGTCATCGACGTCATCAACGACATCGCCGACCAGACCAACCTCCTGGCCCTCAACGCGGCCATCGAGGCAGCCCGCGCGGGCGACGCGGGCAAGGGCTTCGCCGTTGTGGCCGACGAGGTGCGCAAGCTGGCGGAAAAGACCATGGACGCCACCAAGGAGGTGGGCCAGGTCATCCAGGGCATCCAGGACGTCTCCAAGACCAACATGGACAGCGTGGAGCGCGCCGGGAAGGCCGTGCGCGGCGCGGTGGACCTGGCCGGGCGCTCCGAAAGCTCCCTCAGCGAGATCGTGACCATGGCCGAGGAGGCCGCCAACCAGGTCTCCTCCATCGCCACGGCGGCCGAGGAGCAGTCCGCCGCCTCGGAGCAGATCAACGGCTCCGTGTCCGAGGTCAACCGCATCGCCGAGGAAAACGCCACGGCCATCCAGCAGACCGGCCAGGCCATCCAGGACATGGTCGCCCTGGCCACGGAAATGCGCGGCCTGGTGGGCCAGCTCAAGAACCAGAGCGACCACGCCTAA